One window from the genome of Littorina saxatilis isolate snail1 unplaced genomic scaffold, US_GU_Lsax_2.0 scaffold_351, whole genome shotgun sequence encodes:
- the LOC138955685 gene encoding uncharacterized protein isoform X1, with protein MALHAKLLKHNILRVSKLKKLSHTTQAIERNFDRHAALSVTHTKTCVAGDGKENAASKEDAGLWSRSAHVSSLSQLDTPPPTGQQSLSLALQELLALPPQTHASVGGASYTHSALCRSAWPSLDTLPSDKIQDREKSLTVMLGPPNYLPLVVKQVSYTTDDIIACPVDEDSQVDNSVTLYDSDVSLVSELQRAHWKSLLMDQSSLSTKDIDPSVAKVASLSKVNTRHFRRHSVCVSDPAGCGLDLTDFDMVLCDAQSPHSRSPLTVQCSAGPQQSAGPGGEGPNLDQLRAVEAYFIEIIPSFFKSRMDYQVYHPNIVLENNFWGQNEVAVGIKQYAMQMMKLRALTHLKFAHVHMEVVTSDCVEEEGAVRIEWRIVGISQLKALRFWKYTAWSYNKTFREDAEWIGGVSTLTVDKDGLVTIHRLDRVTPDEGQAAKQMSLTAKLALLLGLGSPKPSLSDFSSLLCGR; from the exons ATGGCCTTACACGCGAAACTTCTAAAGCATAATATTCTGCGTGTTtcgaaactaaagaagctttcACACACGACTCAGGCAATCGAGCGAAACTTCGATCGACATGCTGCATTGAGCGTAACACATACG AAGACGTGTGTGGCTGGAGACGGCAAGGAGAATGCAGCCAGTAAGGAGGATGCAGGCTTGTGGTCTCGGTCAGCCCACGTGTCATCGCTCTCCCAACTGGACACACCCCCACCGACAGGCCAGCAGTCGCTGTCACTCGCCCTGCAAGAGTTACTGGCCTTGCCACCACAGACACATGCGTCTGTAGGTGGCGCATCCTACACACACAGTGCACTGTGTCGGTCAGCTTGGCCGAGCCTGGACACCCTCCCCAGCGACAAGATCCAGGACAGGGAAAAGAGTCTGACCGTGATGCTCGGCCCTCCCAATTACCTCCCCTTGGTGGTCAAGCAAGTCAGCTACACAACAGATGACATCATCGCTTGCCCCGTGGATGAAGACAGTCAGGTTGACAACAGTGTAACTCTGTACGACAGTGATGTTTCGTTGGTCAGTGAACTCCAGAGAGCTCACTGGAAGAGCCTCTTGATGGACCAGAGTTCACTCAGCACCAAGGACATTGACCCTAGTGTGGCAAAGGTTGCGTCTTTGTCAAAGGTCAACACGAGACACTTTCGGCGccactcagtgtgtgtgtctgacccTGCCGGCTGTGGGCTGGACCTTACAGACTTTGACATGGTGCTGTGCGATGCCCAGTCGCCACACTCAAGGTCACCACTGACGGTGCAGTGCAGCGCGGGACCCCAGCAGTCAGCAGGGCCGGGGGGCGAAGGGCCCAACCTGGATCAGCTACGAGCTGTGGAGGCCTACTTCATTGAAATT ATACCTTCGTTTTTCAAGTCACGTATGGATTATCAGGTGTACCATCCCAACATCGTTCTGGAGAACAACTTCTGGGGTCAAAACGAGGTCGCAGT TGGTATAAAGCAGTACGCCATGCAGATGATGAAGCTTCGCGCCTTGACCCACCTCAAGTTTGCCCACGTGCACATGGAGGTGGTGACGTCGGACTgtgtggaggaggagggggcggtGCGCATTGAGTGGCGCATCGTGGGAATCTCTCAGCTCAAGGCGCTCAGGTTCTGGAAGTACACCGCCTGGAGCTACAACAAGACTTTCAGGGAGGATGCTGA GTGGATCGGGGGGGTGTCCACGCTGACTGTAGACAAGGATGGACTGGTCACCATACATCGCCTGGACAGG GTGACGCCAGACGAGGGTCAGGCGGCAAAACAGATGTCTCTGACCGCCAAGCTGGCTCTGCTGCTGGGTCTCGGCTCTCCCAAACCCTCTCTGTCCGACTTCTCATCTCTACTCTGTGGTCGTTAG
- the LOC138955685 gene encoding uncharacterized protein isoform X2, which yields MALHAKLLKHNILRVSKLKKLSHTTQAIERNFDRHAALSVTHTTCVAGDGKENAASKEDAGLWSRSAHVSSLSQLDTPPPTGQQSLSLALQELLALPPQTHASVGGASYTHSALCRSAWPSLDTLPSDKIQDREKSLTVMLGPPNYLPLVVKQVSYTTDDIIACPVDEDSQVDNSVTLYDSDVSLVSELQRAHWKSLLMDQSSLSTKDIDPSVAKVASLSKVNTRHFRRHSVCVSDPAGCGLDLTDFDMVLCDAQSPHSRSPLTVQCSAGPQQSAGPGGEGPNLDQLRAVEAYFIEIIPSFFKSRMDYQVYHPNIVLENNFWGQNEVAVGIKQYAMQMMKLRALTHLKFAHVHMEVVTSDCVEEEGAVRIEWRIVGISQLKALRFWKYTAWSYNKTFREDAEWIGGVSTLTVDKDGLVTIHRLDRVTPDEGQAAKQMSLTAKLALLLGLGSPKPSLSDFSSLLCGR from the exons ATGGCCTTACACGCGAAACTTCTAAAGCATAATATTCTGCGTGTTtcgaaactaaagaagctttcACACACGACTCAGGCAATCGAGCGAAACTTCGATCGACATGCTGCATTGAGCGTAACACATACG ACGTGTGTGGCTGGAGACGGCAAGGAGAATGCAGCCAGTAAGGAGGATGCAGGCTTGTGGTCTCGGTCAGCCCACGTGTCATCGCTCTCCCAACTGGACACACCCCCACCGACAGGCCAGCAGTCGCTGTCACTCGCCCTGCAAGAGTTACTGGCCTTGCCACCACAGACACATGCGTCTGTAGGTGGCGCATCCTACACACACAGTGCACTGTGTCGGTCAGCTTGGCCGAGCCTGGACACCCTCCCCAGCGACAAGATCCAGGACAGGGAAAAGAGTCTGACCGTGATGCTCGGCCCTCCCAATTACCTCCCCTTGGTGGTCAAGCAAGTCAGCTACACAACAGATGACATCATCGCTTGCCCCGTGGATGAAGACAGTCAGGTTGACAACAGTGTAACTCTGTACGACAGTGATGTTTCGTTGGTCAGTGAACTCCAGAGAGCTCACTGGAAGAGCCTCTTGATGGACCAGAGTTCACTCAGCACCAAGGACATTGACCCTAGTGTGGCAAAGGTTGCGTCTTTGTCAAAGGTCAACACGAGACACTTTCGGCGccactcagtgtgtgtgtctgacccTGCCGGCTGTGGGCTGGACCTTACAGACTTTGACATGGTGCTGTGCGATGCCCAGTCGCCACACTCAAGGTCACCACTGACGGTGCAGTGCAGCGCGGGACCCCAGCAGTCAGCAGGGCCGGGGGGCGAAGGGCCCAACCTGGATCAGCTACGAGCTGTGGAGGCCTACTTCATTGAAATT ATACCTTCGTTTTTCAAGTCACGTATGGATTATCAGGTGTACCATCCCAACATCGTTCTGGAGAACAACTTCTGGGGTCAAAACGAGGTCGCAGT TGGTATAAAGCAGTACGCCATGCAGATGATGAAGCTTCGCGCCTTGACCCACCTCAAGTTTGCCCACGTGCACATGGAGGTGGTGACGTCGGACTgtgtggaggaggagggggcggtGCGCATTGAGTGGCGCATCGTGGGAATCTCTCAGCTCAAGGCGCTCAGGTTCTGGAAGTACACCGCCTGGAGCTACAACAAGACTTTCAGGGAGGATGCTGA GTGGATCGGGGGGGTGTCCACGCTGACTGTAGACAAGGATGGACTGGTCACCATACATCGCCTGGACAGG GTGACGCCAGACGAGGGTCAGGCGGCAAAACAGATGTCTCTGACCGCCAAGCTGGCTCTGCTGCTGGGTCTCGGCTCTCCCAAACCCTCTCTGTCCGACTTCTCATCTCTACTCTGTGGTCGTTAG